One window of Salegentibacter sp. Hel_I_6 genomic DNA carries:
- a CDS encoding TraG family conjugative transposon ATPase codes for MKKINLASHWPITDIRDNVVFAANGNVVLCYRLDLPEIYSLSEKDFEDLHATWFQALKTLPVGTVVHKQDIYEKKAFTATSLPNKTFLEKATRDHFKDREYIAHRSLIFFTLARNKALNNSKYLNPFRKVSKEIIRELDANLKSFIGSVNDCVSFIANSRKVSIQAFQAKEIQNLTTEYFNGFNEGFDTDILLEKQHIQTGDNYFDALAINSELCFGERVQSSKTNEKFTSDDFVFHQGFIDGLGLHLRENHIVNQVLYLDDKHKWRKLLDKKVEELSKSSNFGSQNKVVLGKIQEILEKINSDDNARIIRGHLNVIFWDRDLRNLEGIASKIKAELKELDITPYAPRGEERKNYLLNSYCCFSSNFSDEDLYVTDLKHALCLFINNTNYKTDPTGIIFNDREHNIPVLKDVWDEGKKRIKARNFAIFAPTGEGKSFLANNILRQYFENEVRLVIIDLGGSYTKFAKLYPDKYTVLRYESGKNLGINPFYISNPNDVSPERLEDLSVFLLELIASDDKVTKAQSVAIKKILRYYYKNNKENHSLDSFYRFIEQRKDELLETLKIHPDYFNVTNFLHVLSEYVADGLYSFLFEVSEDQTYKIEDKRLIVFELDEVKDNKEILSVMLKLIKSAIQRTIWKNRAEKGIILFDEFAKQLKFENVLESVEFYYQAIRKQNGAIGIILQSINQLPNNATSSSILENTQVIYSLNNEKGYEELARRLSLSSHDLNQLKSIRNNLTGKRKYTEIFIKIGKESNIFRLEVPPEVYAAYLTDGTENEAIMAIYKKTKNMEKAIKEFIRKAETLINN; via the coding sequence ATGAAAAAGATTAACCTCGCCTCTCACTGGCCTATTACCGATATTCGGGACAATGTTGTTTTTGCCGCAAACGGTAACGTTGTCCTATGTTACCGGCTTGACCTTCCTGAAATTTACTCCTTATCGGAAAAAGATTTTGAAGACCTGCACGCCACTTGGTTTCAGGCGCTTAAAACCCTGCCGGTGGGTACAGTAGTGCATAAGCAGGATATTTATGAGAAGAAAGCATTCACTGCAACGTCACTTCCAAACAAAACCTTTTTAGAAAAAGCCACACGGGATCATTTTAAAGATCGGGAATATATAGCGCACCGCTCTTTAATATTTTTCACCCTGGCCAGGAACAAAGCTTTAAACAACTCCAAATACCTAAACCCTTTTCGAAAAGTTTCCAAAGAAATTATAAGGGAACTGGATGCCAACCTTAAAAGCTTTATCGGCTCGGTCAACGATTGTGTTTCCTTTATCGCTAACAGCCGAAAGGTTTCTATACAAGCGTTTCAAGCAAAGGAAATCCAAAACCTCACTACGGAATATTTTAATGGTTTCAATGAGGGTTTCGATACCGATATCCTACTCGAAAAACAACATATTCAAACTGGGGATAATTATTTTGATGCCCTGGCTATCAATAGCGAGCTGTGCTTTGGCGAAAGGGTACAGTCGAGCAAGACCAATGAGAAATTTACATCCGATGATTTTGTATTTCACCAGGGGTTTATTGATGGGCTGGGGCTTCATTTAAGAGAAAACCATATAGTCAACCAGGTACTCTACCTGGATGATAAACACAAATGGCGCAAGCTACTGGATAAAAAAGTAGAAGAACTTAGCAAAAGTTCCAACTTTGGATCACAAAACAAAGTCGTTCTAGGAAAGATTCAGGAAATCCTGGAAAAGATTAATAGCGATGATAACGCGCGGATTATTCGTGGCCATCTCAATGTTATCTTCTGGGATCGTGATCTTCGTAATTTGGAAGGCATTGCTTCTAAAATTAAGGCTGAGCTCAAGGAACTAGACATTACCCCTTACGCTCCAAGAGGCGAAGAACGAAAGAATTACCTGCTGAACAGCTACTGCTGCTTCTCTTCCAATTTTTCCGATGAAGATCTCTATGTGACCGATCTAAAACATGCCTTGTGCCTTTTTATCAATAACACCAATTATAAAACGGACCCTACAGGTATCATTTTTAATGACCGTGAGCATAATATCCCTGTGCTAAAAGATGTTTGGGACGAGGGAAAGAAACGCATTAAGGCACGGAACTTTGCCATCTTCGCCCCTACCGGGGAAGGGAAATCCTTTCTGGCCAATAACATTCTACGTCAATATTTTGAAAACGAGGTTCGGCTGGTGATTATCGATCTTGGAGGTTCTTATACGAAGTTCGCAAAACTCTATCCTGATAAGTACACTGTCTTGCGCTACGAGAGCGGAAAGAATTTAGGGATCAATCCTTTCTACATATCCAATCCCAATGATGTTAGCCCAGAGCGGTTAGAAGACCTTTCGGTTTTTCTATTAGAACTCATTGCTTCAGATGATAAGGTTACCAAAGCGCAATCCGTAGCCATTAAAAAGATCCTCCGTTACTATTACAAAAACAACAAGGAAAACCATTCCTTAGATAGTTTTTACCGTTTTATCGAGCAGCGAAAAGATGAGCTGCTGGAGACCCTTAAAATCCATCCCGACTACTTCAATGTTACCAACTTTTTGCACGTGCTCTCGGAGTATGTCGCCGATGGTCTATACAGCTTCTTATTTGAAGTTAGCGAAGATCAAACTTACAAGATTGAAGATAAGCGGCTGATTGTCTTTGAACTCGATGAAGTCAAAGACAATAAAGAAATCCTCTCGGTGATGCTCAAACTAATCAAGTCAGCGATCCAACGCACGATCTGGAAAAACAGGGCAGAAAAGGGAATTATTCTTTTTGATGAATTTGCCAAGCAACTCAAATTTGAAAATGTCCTGGAAAGCGTTGAATTCTACTACCAGGCCATTCGTAAACAGAACGGTGCCATTGGAATCATCTTGCAATCCATAAACCAGCTTCCTAATAATGCGACTTCCTCAAGCATCCTGGAAAACACCCAGGTGATTTACAGCCTGAATAATGAAAAAGGTTATGAAGAACTGGCCAGGCGCTTGAGCCTTTCCAGCCACGATCTCAACCAGTTGAAATCGATCAGGAATAATTTGACCGGCAAGCGCAAGTACACCGAGATCTTCATCAAGATCGGAAAAGAAAGTAACATTTTCCGCCTGGAAGTACCACCCGAAGTCTATGCTGCCTACCTCACCGACGGTACCGAAAACGAGGCCATAATGGCCATTTATAAAAAAACCAAAAATATGGAAAAGGCAATCAAGGAATTCATCAGGAAGGCCGAAACGCTAATTAACAATTAA
- a CDS encoding ATPase: MDNPSKIIEGGIEYSLGRFDGKCVHYDFEKILVYLDAKGKLLFGKNFKIYKKDKKILLKLCSYFIRDKATCDKFEIDIEKGILLSGPVGCGKTSLMKLLRHLVPAQRPYEMIPCRNVTFSFNHLGYKTIEEYGSSRFFCFDDMGVEPPGRFYGKDLNVMGEVLLSRYDLFLETNRKVKTHATTNLNAEELEERYGNRVRSRMRELFNLIAFEKVVRDKRK, translated from the coding sequence ATGGACAACCCCTCTAAAATAATTGAAGGTGGCATTGAATATTCCTTAGGCAGGTTTGACGGAAAGTGTGTGCACTATGACTTTGAAAAAATTCTGGTCTACCTTGATGCCAAAGGAAAATTGCTCTTCGGGAAGAATTTCAAAATTTATAAGAAAGACAAAAAAATCCTATTGAAGTTATGTTCTTATTTCATCAGGGACAAGGCTACCTGCGATAAATTTGAAATTGATATCGAAAAAGGGATACTACTTTCAGGTCCAGTAGGCTGCGGTAAAACTTCTTTGATGAAATTATTAAGGCACCTGGTGCCCGCACAACGCCCTTACGAAATGATCCCTTGCCGAAATGTAACCTTTAGTTTTAATCATTTGGGATATAAAACTATAGAAGAATATGGAAGTTCCAGGTTTTTCTGTTTTGATGATATGGGCGTTGAACCGCCCGGTAGATTTTACGGTAAAGACCTGAATGTTATGGGAGAAGTACTACTCTCCCGATATGACCTTTTCCTGGAAACCAATAGAAAAGTAAAAACACATGCTACCACTAATTTGAATGCTGAAGAATTGGAAGAACGTTACGGTAACCGTGTTCGCAGCCGGATGCGGGAATTGTTTAATTTAATTGCTTTTGAAAAAGTGGTTAGAGATAAGAGAAAGTAG
- a CDS encoding helix-turn-helix domain-containing protein, whose protein sequence is MPTSIITTDDLREFKMELLDDIKKLLAQQKSGRIKKYLKSAEVMDLLKVSPGTLQNLRINGTLPYTKIGGLIYYEMDEIQKVMEENRVHHLEY, encoded by the coding sequence ATGCCTACATCAATTATTACCACCGACGATTTAAGAGAATTTAAAATGGAACTGCTGGATGACATTAAAAAACTGCTTGCCCAGCAAAAGTCAGGAAGGATTAAAAAGTACCTGAAATCTGCTGAAGTTATGGATCTTCTCAAGGTAAGTCCTGGAACGCTTCAAAACTTAAGAATAAACGGTACGTTGCCTTATACCAAAATAGGTGGGCTCATTTATTACGAGATGGATGAAATCCAAAAAGTAATGGAAGAGAATCGCGTGCATCATTTAGAATATTAA
- a CDS encoding conjugal transfer protein, protein MKNKHKTLVLSLALALCLPAGAACQGMPVYDNTNFVSLVKSLVESAKQTANLVKTVNFLKAQKENIEKVNSVVQDLKAVREIGRNNQRLIAVMQDDLRDILNSPYIKPDEISRVTQSFSDVVDNSLETASFIDEILSSDHLKMSDAERAEILKQKELESKEMVTDVRLKTKRYREIISFREMQDRINNRETGF, encoded by the coding sequence ATGAAAAACAAACACAAAACCTTGGTTCTCTCACTGGCCTTAGCTTTATGCTTGCCTGCAGGCGCTGCCTGCCAGGGGATGCCGGTGTATGATAATACGAACTTTGTCAGCCTGGTTAAATCCCTGGTGGAATCGGCCAAGCAAACTGCTAACTTGGTCAAGACCGTCAACTTTTTAAAGGCACAGAAAGAGAATATTGAGAAGGTCAATAGCGTGGTACAGGATTTAAAAGCCGTTCGTGAGATAGGTCGTAACAACCAACGCCTTATTGCGGTAATGCAGGATGACCTTCGGGATATCTTGAATTCCCCTTATATCAAACCCGACGAAATAAGCAGGGTGACCCAATCCTTCAGTGACGTGGTAGATAACTCCCTGGAAACCGCAAGCTTTATCGATGAGATTTTATCAAGTGATCATTTAAAAATGAGTGATGCCGAGCGGGCGGAGATTTTAAAGCAAAAAGAACTCGAGTCGAAAGAGATGGTCACCGATGTGCGGCTAAAGACCAAGCGTTACCGAGAGATCATTTCTTTTCGGGAAATGCAGGACAGGATTAATAACCGGGAAACAGGCTTTTGA
- a CDS encoding HEPN-associated N-terminal domain-containing protein, which translates to MAWTRRFNKPGDPEEGYYFNIGSFVCQNHFYDDYINNHIEENGKKSRCSYCGKVRVVIELESVLEILADGLNYIYEDPANSRFLEKDSKYGYGGNVMPFSEVWWNDPFDLRIEDDQLIEDIYNQLETDQLYCKRDEFGSHEDFLHDLWNHFKLVLRHKARFAFHFPNTFKQWNLSDPADILHQVQYAILKNNMIIELPENSKFYRTRQHQIIDEVSEASHIASLPNSLNKTSGRMNAAGISLFYCSQNKDLTIKEVVRKSRTSSPYYTTVIFKNNKKLQLVDLTKLPDIPSVLDRDNNRFRDIIFFMKTFMKEISLPIKNKNSVLDYLPTQVITEYLRYNPDLDVQGMVYWSSKSTLKKNIVLFYDHEESLKKLSFDDSSLKTYLIQDL; encoded by the coding sequence ATGGCTTGGACAAGACGTTTTAATAAACCTGGAGATCCTGAAGAAGGGTATTATTTCAATATTGGGTCTTTTGTCTGTCAAAACCATTTTTACGATGATTACATCAATAATCATATAGAGGAAAATGGAAAAAAAAGCCGCTGCTCTTATTGTGGGAAAGTGAGGGTTGTAATAGAGTTAGAATCAGTTCTTGAGATATTAGCAGATGGACTAAACTACATTTACGAAGATCCGGCTAATAGTCGATTTTTAGAGAAAGATTCAAAATATGGTTACGGCGGAAATGTAATGCCATTTAGTGAAGTGTGGTGGAATGATCCCTTTGATTTACGAATTGAGGACGACCAACTAATAGAAGATATTTATAATCAATTAGAAACTGACCAGTTATACTGTAAACGAGACGAATTTGGTTCTCACGAGGATTTTCTTCACGACCTATGGAATCACTTTAAATTAGTTCTAAGACATAAAGCTCGCTTCGCTTTTCATTTTCCCAATACTTTCAAACAATGGAATTTATCTGACCCCGCGGACATACTTCATCAGGTTCAATATGCCATTTTAAAGAACAATATGATAATTGAACTTCCTGAAAACTCAAAGTTTTATAGAACTAGACAACACCAAATAATAGATGAAGTATCTGAAGCTTCGCATATTGCCTCCTTGCCAAACTCTCTCAATAAAACATCAGGTAGGATGAATGCTGCGGGAATATCTTTGTTTTATTGTAGCCAAAACAAAGATCTAACTATCAAAGAAGTAGTTCGTAAGAGTCGCACCTCAAGTCCTTACTATACAACTGTAATATTCAAAAACAATAAGAAATTACAACTTGTAGACCTTACGAAGCTTCCGGATATACCTTCAGTTTTGGATAGAGATAACAATCGATTTAGGGACATAATTTTTTTTATGAAAACTTTTATGAAAGAAATTAGCCTGCCTATAAAAAATAAAAATTCTGTTCTCGACTATTTGCCAACACAAGTAATTACAGAATATCTACGATATAATCCCGATTTAGATGTTCAGGGTATGGTCTATTGGTCATCTAAAAGTACTCTCAAAAAGAATATTGTGCTTTTTTATGACCACGAAGAGTCCTTAAAAAAATTAAGTTTTGACGATTCCAGCTTAAAGACCTATCTAATTCAAGATTTATAA
- a CDS encoding conjugal transfer protein TraK, giving the protein MKTPYKNIYLILKLNRFIVLAVVLCSMGCSVFAIWMAISTRNKALNSAFAINTDGSIIPLKLVTQKENFQVEALAHLELFHTYFYNIDASNYEKNLEKALWLGNSSVDNLYRQKKAEGVYNRLLQYSLVQKILTIDSQLEEKEESYHFKTTVIFEINRGNIVDTYELVSTGKLLIVDRHFPHNPHGLLITDYFENSLRKVPSQN; this is encoded by the coding sequence ATGAAAACACCATATAAAAATATCTATTTGATATTAAAACTCAACCGCTTTATCGTGCTGGCCGTAGTGCTTTGCTCAATGGGCTGCAGTGTTTTTGCCATTTGGATGGCCATCTCAACAAGAAACAAAGCCTTGAACAGTGCCTTTGCCATCAATACCGACGGCAGTATAATTCCATTAAAACTAGTGACCCAAAAAGAAAACTTCCAGGTAGAAGCCCTGGCTCATTTGGAGCTGTTTCATACCTATTTCTATAATATTGATGCCAGCAACTATGAGAAAAACCTGGAAAAAGCATTATGGCTGGGCAATAGTTCTGTAGACAACCTATACAGGCAGAAAAAGGCCGAAGGGGTTTACAACCGCTTATTGCAGTACTCGCTGGTCCAAAAGATATTAACGATCGATTCGCAGCTCGAAGAAAAGGAGGAATCGTACCATTTTAAAACCACTGTTATTTTTGAAATCAACCGCGGCAATATAGTAGACACCTATGAACTAGTAAGCACGGGAAAATTACTCATCGTAGATCGTCACTTTCCCCATAACCCTCACGGACTCCTCATTACGGATTATTTCGAAAACAGTTTAAGAAAAGTACCCTCACAAAATTAA
- a CDS encoding class I SAM-dependent DNA methyltransferase has translation MQLSQTFKDGLNSLGFNQENNHCLFFTDDYKQTEDLSVKLQLEKAIKFEASAVFFRNEINKFKAQIYIYDFTQSDSDESHLSNIQKMVWSNGAVPIVCIFYKTEIKILDCTQHIQDDNKPVYLASLNNIAKAHQLYNANFAVKIKTGTFWEESSVKNKFKFNASSYDILIRWIREIAKQIAFSNSNADERIIKKIIIQSIMIKYLEERKDPDGNSSFNQKYFQKYGSCQEFVDVLSNGNFVALLDDLQHDLNGNLFEWNSEEKNLIPTLNLNGLVEALKAYKRPEESHNQILELIRYYEFSYIPVELISRIYEEFLAGGDDTLFSQKEKKQKDGIFYTPSHLAQLLVDEIMPLHQYGSIDIKSFTILDPACGSGIFLVLAFKRLVQWWRLQNDLKQPNIQTLKTILECLYGVDKEYQATKLAAFSLCLALCDELSPKQIINELKFSDLTENQILHSDFFIEHLLVKEDKDSEQRADFKKISNKKFSRIIGNPPFDRGALNLYNKKWEKENIDVPQGQIALKFLSEALEFLEPGGLQCLIIKSSSLLYNTSSTEFKDRLFSNYNVLQVLDFTPLGRNNSLWDGADVASAAIFLRNEKPDFSKNILHLIFRRTKAVKERIVFEVDEYDFHFVNRNDAVNNHFIWKINLLGGGRIASLIAKSQVLDDFEDYLKSEDCVSMEGYQKGSHGKMQPSYMYELETLPTSAITARGIDYRQLESIPNNTIFSKVPQRLFFESPNVILWENMGTEKLPVFLNTQKSFSFKDKLISVKSETNNLKVLRSIANNFEKNSDFYRFFIFCTSSQVLINLNSAILKKDYMTLPYVEDRKEFFSHIDLNIIDDVNTYYQDFLRHGERSVILDKLEGNELKNTIELYGIEYCKLLNNIQNNRKQTFKVYEVCELYDSSYICVVFKYSSASSKNEINWKKDGLQEIESLSNFQISSRLNSQRIVRYYHSDNTIVIVKPNQKRYWLSHKAYRDADKTLIDLVKNIN, from the coding sequence TTGCAACTATCTCAAACTTTTAAAGACGGATTGAATTCTCTTGGTTTTAACCAAGAGAACAATCATTGTCTTTTCTTTACTGATGATTATAAGCAAACAGAAGATTTATCAGTAAAACTTCAACTTGAAAAAGCAATAAAGTTTGAGGCTTCGGCAGTTTTTTTCCGAAATGAAATTAACAAGTTCAAAGCGCAAATTTATATTTACGACTTTACTCAATCAGATTCTGATGAGAGCCATTTGAGCAATATTCAAAAAATGGTATGGAGCAACGGTGCTGTTCCTATTGTCTGTATTTTTTACAAGACGGAAATAAAAATACTCGATTGCACACAACATATTCAAGATGATAATAAGCCTGTTTATTTGGCGAGTTTAAATAATATAGCCAAGGCTCATCAACTTTATAACGCAAATTTTGCCGTTAAGATAAAAACAGGAACGTTCTGGGAAGAATCTAGTGTTAAAAATAAATTTAAATTCAATGCATCTTCCTACGATATCCTTATACGATGGATAAGAGAGATAGCTAAACAAATTGCATTCTCAAATTCCAATGCCGATGAGCGAATAATAAAAAAAATCATTATTCAGTCGATAATGATTAAATATTTAGAGGAAAGAAAAGACCCAGATGGTAATAGCTCTTTTAACCAAAAATATTTCCAGAAATATGGCAGTTGCCAAGAATTTGTAGACGTTCTGTCTAATGGAAATTTTGTGGCTCTGTTAGATGATTTACAGCACGATTTAAATGGTAATCTTTTTGAATGGAACTCCGAAGAGAAGAATTTAATACCTACTTTAAATTTAAATGGTCTTGTTGAAGCTTTGAAAGCTTATAAAAGACCCGAAGAAAGCCACAATCAGATTCTTGAACTAATAAGATATTACGAATTCAGTTATATTCCCGTAGAATTGATAAGTCGTATCTACGAAGAGTTTTTGGCTGGGGGCGATGATACCTTGTTTAGCCAAAAAGAGAAAAAACAAAAAGATGGCATCTTTTACACACCATCCCATTTAGCGCAGTTATTAGTTGATGAAATTATGCCGTTACATCAGTATGGCAGTATTGACATCAAATCATTTACAATCTTGGATCCTGCTTGCGGATCGGGAATTTTCCTTGTATTGGCTTTTAAAAGATTGGTACAATGGTGGCGCTTACAGAACGACCTAAAACAACCAAATATTCAAACTTTAAAGACTATTTTAGAATGTCTTTATGGTGTTGATAAAGAGTATCAGGCAACCAAACTTGCAGCCTTTAGTCTTTGTCTCGCACTTTGCGACGAGCTTTCTCCTAAACAGATTATCAACGAATTAAAATTTAGTGACCTTACAGAAAATCAAATTTTACATTCTGACTTTTTTATAGAGCACTTATTGGTTAAAGAAGATAAAGATTCTGAACAAAGAGCTGACTTCAAAAAAATAAGTAATAAGAAGTTTTCAAGAATTATTGGCAATCCACCTTTTGACCGTGGAGCCCTTAACTTATATAATAAAAAGTGGGAGAAGGAAAACATAGATGTTCCGCAAGGTCAAATTGCGTTGAAGTTTTTATCCGAAGCTTTAGAATTTTTAGAGCCTGGCGGATTGCAATGCCTCATAATCAAATCATCCAGTCTTCTCTACAATACAAGTTCAACGGAATTTAAGGATAGGTTGTTTTCAAATTATAATGTGCTTCAAGTCCTTGATTTCACCCCACTAGGGCGTAATAACAGTCTGTGGGATGGCGCAGATGTAGCTAGTGCCGCTATATTTCTACGTAATGAAAAACCAGATTTTAGTAAAAATATCCTGCATTTAATCTTTAGGAGAACTAAAGCGGTCAAAGAACGTATAGTTTTTGAGGTGGATGAATACGATTTTCATTTCGTTAATAGAAATGATGCGGTAAATAATCACTTTATTTGGAAAATCAACTTATTAGGTGGTGGTAGGATTGCAAGTTTGATAGCTAAATCACAAGTGCTAGATGATTTTGAAGACTATCTGAAATCTGAAGATTGTGTTTCGATGGAAGGCTATCAAAAAGGGTCTCATGGGAAAATGCAACCGAGCTATATGTACGAACTCGAAACCTTGCCTACGTCAGCTATCACTGCAAGAGGGATTGATTACCGACAGTTAGAATCGATACCTAATAATACTATTTTTTCAAAAGTCCCTCAAAGACTATTTTTTGAATCACCTAATGTAATTCTATGGGAAAATATGGGTACAGAAAAATTACCAGTTTTTCTGAATACCCAAAAGTCTTTTTCGTTCAAGGACAAATTAATATCCGTAAAATCAGAAACTAATAATTTAAAGGTTTTGCGGAGTATTGCTAATAATTTTGAGAAAAACTCTGACTTTTATCGCTTTTTTATATTCTGTACAAGTAGTCAAGTATTAATTAATTTGAATTCCGCTATCCTAAAAAAAGATTATATGACCTTGCCATATGTTGAGGATAGGAAAGAGTTTTTCAGCCATATAGATCTCAATATCATAGATGACGTCAACACATATTATCAAGACTTTTTACGGCACGGAGAACGTTCTGTGATTTTGGATAAACTTGAAGGAAATGAACTAAAAAATACAATTGAGTTATATGGTATTGAATATTGTAAACTACTAAACAACATACAAAATAATCGAAAGCAAACTTTTAAAGTTTATGAAGTTTGCGAGCTTTATGATAGCAGTTATATATGTGTAGTTTTTAAATATAGTTCGGCATCATCTAAAAATGAAATAAACTGGAAAAAAGATGGTCTTCAAGAGATTGAATCATTATCCAATTTTCAGATTTCAAGTAGATTAAACTCCCAAAGGATTGTTCGGTATTATCATTCCGACAATACGATAGTTATTGTTAAACCAAATCAAAAAAGGTACTGGCTTTCTCATAAAGCTTACAGGGATGCTGATAAGACCTTAATTGATTTAGTGAAAAATATAAATTAA
- a CDS encoding DUF4138 domain-containing protein, producing MKNYLLTTAALLVIVFTSAQAQEKLDTIYANEYKNVALFFPEEISQGITGAEHFVFTYNREKQQHFGLLQAKPGRESNLLVIGTNGSVFSYILKYKKQLSRLNYFIPEAESIGKEKPVVKDSVKDKKTQKNLNKKEDHYRRFCSYLLSKKQRIGRIKKRKNGIILSVENIVFNKEQLYFVIEIENRSSLDYDLNFLNLAIETRKKGKKKSLQRLYQDPVFKYNLPAKIGKKQTVRLVYVMPKFSLSKERRAILELNEKDGERNLKLKISHRFINNPN from the coding sequence ATGAAAAATTATCTTTTAACAACAGCCGCTTTACTGGTGATAGTTTTCACCAGTGCACAAGCCCAAGAAAAACTGGACACTATTTACGCTAATGAGTACAAGAATGTTGCGCTATTTTTTCCAGAGGAAATTAGCCAGGGTATTACCGGTGCTGAGCATTTTGTCTTTACCTACAACCGGGAAAAGCAGCAACACTTCGGACTGCTGCAGGCCAAGCCCGGCAGAGAAAGTAATTTACTTGTTATCGGAACAAATGGTTCGGTATTCTCCTATATCCTGAAGTATAAGAAACAGCTTTCCCGGCTGAACTATTTTATCCCTGAAGCGGAAAGTATTGGAAAAGAAAAGCCAGTTGTCAAGGATTCAGTTAAGGACAAAAAAACGCAAAAGAACTTAAACAAGAAGGAAGATCATTACCGCAGATTCTGCAGCTACCTGCTGAGTAAAAAGCAACGCATAGGCCGCATAAAAAAACGCAAGAACGGTATTATTTTAAGTGTTGAGAATATCGTTTTTAATAAAGAGCAGCTCTATTTTGTGATCGAAATTGAGAATAGATCCAGCCTGGATTATGATCTTAATTTCTTAAACCTGGCGATTGAAACCCGCAAAAAGGGAAAGAAGAAATCCCTGCAGCGTTTATACCAGGATCCGGTTTTCAAGTACAACTTGCCGGCTAAGATTGGAAAAAAACAAACGGTAAGATTGGTTTATGTTATGCCAAAATTTTCCTTGTCTAAAGAAAGGAGGGCGATATTGGAACTTAATGAAAAGGATGGGGAACGTAATTTAAAACTAAAGATCTCCCATCGGTTTATTAATAATCCTAATTGA
- the traM gene encoding conjugative transposon protein TraM, giving the protein MKIEKNKIVFISVLVVIVIFLVTYTLMITGEDEEHQENLRQTEIPDLEEESQETYESKLEAIDNLKEVRDKNAPSIYDETFLDSLGYYDTELLEKEKERKIDSIYELGKARQAQIANLKQTPQTSPSENNSPSLIERAPKVDTAEIEEKRKIEAKEMGLEHQLFFASAPEAPKDGTTSNTDKEINVMVDGTQVVKANSRLRMRLSQPARIGDKLIPKNTPVFGFVSFQPNRVLIEIENINKHQTSLKAFDLEDGSEGIYIENNFRAEVTTEVLDDVIGDINIPSVPQVTGISKVFRRNNRNVKVTILNNYRLILKASKPKANWGTANL; this is encoded by the coding sequence ATGAAAATTGAAAAGAACAAAATCGTATTCATTAGCGTCCTGGTGGTCATTGTGATTTTTCTTGTCACCTATACCTTAATGATCACCGGGGAGGATGAAGAGCACCAGGAAAACCTCCGGCAAACTGAGATCCCTGATCTTGAAGAAGAAAGCCAGGAAACCTATGAGTCCAAACTGGAGGCTATTGATAACCTCAAAGAAGTTCGGGATAAGAATGCGCCAAGTATTTATGATGAAACGTTCTTGGATTCTTTAGGCTATTACGATACCGAGCTTTTGGAAAAAGAAAAAGAGCGCAAGATCGATAGTATTTATGAATTGGGAAAAGCACGGCAAGCACAAATCGCAAACCTCAAGCAAACCCCGCAAACCAGTCCATCGGAGAATAACAGCCCCTCACTAATAGAAAGAGCACCAAAAGTAGATACTGCGGAAATCGAGGAAAAGCGAAAAATCGAAGCCAAAGAAATGGGACTGGAGCATCAATTATTCTTTGCTTCTGCTCCCGAAGCACCTAAAGATGGTACTACCAGCAATACAGATAAGGAAATTAACGTGATGGTTGATGGTACCCAGGTAGTTAAAGCCAACTCCAGGCTTCGGATGCGACTTTCGCAGCCTGCCAGGATTGGTGATAAACTTATTCCCAAAAACACCCCGGTTTTTGGTTTTGTTAGTTTTCAGCCTAATCGTGTCCTGATTGAGATTGAAAATATCAATAAGCATCAAACTAGCCTAAAAGCCTTTGACCTTGAAGATGGTAGCGAAGGTATCTACATCGAGAACAATTTCCGGGCGGAAGTAACCACGGAAGTCCTGGATGATGTAATCGGTGATATTAATATCCCAAGTGTACCACAGGTCACTGGAATAAGCAAAGTATTCAGGCGAAATAACCGCAATGTGAAAGTGACCATTCTAAATAATTACAGATTAATTCTCAAAGCCAGCAAACCAAAGGCTAACTGGGGAACAGCTAACCTATAA